From the Candidatus Hydrogenedentota bacterium genome, the window TACGACCTGAACGGGAACCTGACGAAGGTGACCGATGCGCTGCTGGTCGAGACGGATTACGAATACGACGCGCTGAACCACCTGACGAAGATCGTGTCGCCGTCGGGCAGTGGTATTTACATGGGGA encodes:
- a CDS encoding RHS repeat protein; its protein translation is MTKVIDAEANETTLEYDLNGNLTKVTDALLVETDYEYDALNHLTKIVSPSGSGIYMGNSGTDYEFGAI